The proteins below are encoded in one region of Solenopsis invicta isolate M01_SB chromosome 8, UNIL_Sinv_3.0, whole genome shotgun sequence:
- the LOC113004744 gene encoding protein ANTAGONIST OF LIKE HETEROCHROMATIN PROTEIN 1-like encodes MQIPKSFLNQWQFPNCVGAIDGKHISIQCPPKTGSQFYSSYKKRFSIILMAACDAKYRFTWMDVGDYGSQNDGGVWANTTFGQAIDVDEIDFPFPKELPGSDVILPFTFVADEAFPLGIHMMRPYARTYRNFGDAERIFNYRLSRARRVIENAFEIMSSRWRILRRDLCCTPETAEHIVKAIVCHHNFLMISEQNLAPLKRIYCPASMLDREGIDGNVIQGN; translated from the exons ATGCAAATACCTAAAAGTTTCTTGAATCAATGGCAATTTCCCAATTGCGTCGGAGCCATAGATGGCAAACATATTTCTATACAGTGCCCTCCAAAAACTGGCTCTCAATTTTACAgctcttataaaaaaagattttctataATTCTCATGGCTGCATGTGATGCTAAATATCGCTTTACATGGATGGATGTTGGTGATTACG GATCTCAAAATGATGGAGGTGTGTGGGCAAATACTACTTTCGGTCAGGCTATAGATGTAGATGAAATTGATTTCCCTTTTCCAAAGGAGCTTCCTGGCAGTGACGTTATCCTTCCCTTTACTTTTGTCGCCGATGAAGCATTCCCACTTGGCATCCATATGATGCGTCCATATGCCAGAACATACAGAAATTTTGGAGATgcagaaagaatttttaattacagaCTCAGTCGTGCTAGACGTGTCATTGAAAATGCGTTTGAGATTATGTCATCGAGGTGGCGTATCTTGAGAAGAGATTTGTGCTGTACACCAGAAACAGCAGAACATATTGTAAAAGCAATTGTATGTCATCATAATTTTCTGATGATATCTGAACAGAATTTAGCACCATTGAAGAGAATCTACTGCCCTGCATCTATGTTGGATAGGGAAGGAATAGATGGAAATGTTATTCAAGGTAACTGA